One window from the genome of Labilithrix sp. encodes:
- a CDS encoding sulfatase: MTKVIPRAVALGVAVLCGVVAWRVGGGAEPPTPPPRADVRAEAPRDAAPPAAGEDYEVALRLIELAGDARFEMPRADAMKAVMKAHWRQLKPPYHPAGDNAKFVTVIGLRNNATETQWSMHVGHQTKPWVPDVRVWNMNEGSFDQRESLVSPGAGTITYKLDVPPGARFSFAEGTVNVADAPTAFVVTVVDHEGTRHVVHRHVLAVSASRRWTDQVVDLSSFAGQSIALELHTEPARGEGGDDGKKAPGREAKAPADAGAVKEEALVTPGTAVALWGNPTVLARTRPRTPFNVLWIVIDALRPDVLASFHDDAEDAAKLKAPWPPLEALLPKVPGLTPAMDDLAARGVRFTRAYSAASWTRPGTIAMLAGARSSELGIDTTEWTITPAQAARFYAGDPPLLSLALRRRQVATRAFVNNYFLAGYAPVGLDLGFERVDDHRYRTKDTAEITNAAARWLRDNKDTRFFAFVNFNSPHEPYEPPAKLLERIPPPPAGPKDKNTRLYMAEVAKDDDAIGQLMKTLDETGLRDETIVVVTSDHGETLSSAHSGTSGLEKMPIRYHHAVSMFEETTRVPILVVAPGLLTPNTEVKARVRTTDIAPTVLELLGLEPHPRMSGRSLVALAKGEVEPDERVVVSEGRSSRAIMHGKWRLVVREGAAKITIQGDKVKETDAELYDLDADPGERNDLAKKKPDVVAEMKARLDAALENVPVAGTRAAVAPDAETGAPPTIRLRFAGAAAARRVAGAITVGDAKSKPKSFDVQPVDLGRDAFKVAGEKIELAFRTSPAHAVGFDLVVDPPGTPVTWDLYLDDQPWPEDRVFGGPFGLLAPVLGKGLATEEARAAAQANALPTIDPRRDLGFFVARERRSEVETSAGPTDEGAEETARLLREWGYAHGSK, translated from the coding sequence ATGACGAAGGTGATCCCGCGCGCGGTCGCGCTCGGCGTCGCGGTCCTCTGCGGCGTCGTCGCGTGGCGGGTCGGCGGCGGCGCCGAGCCCCCCACGCCGCCGCCACGCGCCGACGTGCGGGCCGAAGCTCCGCGTGACGCCGCGCCGCCGGCGGCCGGAGAAGACTACGAAGTAGCGCTCCGTCTCATCGAATTGGCCGGAGACGCCCGCTTCGAGATGCCGCGCGCCGATGCGATGAAGGCGGTCATGAAAGCGCATTGGCGCCAGCTCAAACCGCCCTACCACCCCGCGGGCGACAATGCGAAGTTCGTCACCGTCATCGGACTGCGCAACAACGCTACCGAGACGCAGTGGTCGATGCACGTCGGCCATCAGACGAAGCCCTGGGTCCCCGACGTCCGCGTCTGGAACATGAACGAAGGCAGCTTCGATCAGCGCGAGTCGCTCGTCTCGCCCGGGGCCGGCACCATCACGTACAAGCTCGACGTGCCGCCCGGCGCGCGCTTCTCCTTCGCCGAGGGCACCGTCAACGTGGCGGACGCGCCCACCGCGTTCGTCGTCACGGTCGTCGACCACGAGGGCACGCGCCACGTCGTGCACCGGCACGTCCTCGCGGTCTCCGCCTCGCGGCGCTGGACCGATCAGGTCGTCGATCTCTCGAGCTTCGCCGGGCAGAGCATAGCGCTCGAGCTCCACACCGAGCCGGCGCGAGGCGAGGGCGGCGACGACGGAAAGAAGGCGCCGGGGCGTGAAGCGAAGGCCCCCGCCGACGCCGGCGCCGTGAAGGAAGAGGCCCTCGTCACGCCCGGGACCGCGGTCGCGCTCTGGGGCAACCCGACCGTGCTCGCGCGCACGAGGCCGCGCACGCCCTTCAACGTGCTGTGGATCGTGATCGACGCGCTCCGCCCCGACGTCCTCGCCTCGTTCCATGACGACGCGGAGGACGCGGCGAAGCTCAAGGCGCCGTGGCCGCCGCTGGAGGCGCTCCTCCCCAAGGTCCCCGGCCTCACCCCCGCGATGGACGACCTCGCCGCGCGCGGCGTCCGCTTCACGCGCGCGTACTCGGCGGCGTCGTGGACGCGGCCCGGCACGATCGCGATGCTCGCCGGCGCGCGCTCGTCCGAGCTCGGCATCGACACGACGGAGTGGACGATCACCCCCGCGCAGGCGGCGCGCTTCTATGCCGGAGACCCGCCGCTCCTGTCGCTCGCGCTCCGCCGCCGGCAGGTGGCGACGCGCGCCTTCGTGAACAACTACTTCCTCGCGGGGTACGCGCCGGTCGGCCTCGACCTCGGGTTCGAGCGCGTCGACGACCATCGATACCGCACCAAGGACACCGCCGAGATCACGAACGCCGCGGCGCGGTGGCTCCGCGACAACAAGGACACTCGCTTCTTCGCTTTCGTGAACTTCAACTCGCCGCACGAGCCCTACGAGCCGCCGGCGAAGCTCCTGGAGCGTATTCCGCCGCCGCCGGCGGGGCCCAAAGACAAGAATACACGCCTCTACATGGCAGAAGTGGCGAAGGACGACGACGCTATTGGCCAATTGATGAAGACCCTCGACGAGACGGGACTTCGCGACGAGACGATCGTCGTCGTGACCTCCGATCACGGCGAGACGCTCTCCTCCGCCCACTCCGGCACGAGCGGCCTCGAGAAGATGCCGATCCGCTACCACCACGCGGTGAGCATGTTCGAGGAGACGACGCGCGTGCCGATCCTCGTCGTCGCCCCCGGCCTCCTCACCCCGAACACCGAGGTGAAGGCGCGCGTGCGCACGACCGACATCGCGCCCACCGTGCTCGAGCTCCTCGGCCTCGAGCCGCATCCGCGGATGAGCGGCAGGTCGCTCGTCGCGCTCGCGAAGGGCGAGGTGGAGCCGGACGAGCGCGTCGTCGTCTCGGAGGGACGGAGCTCGCGCGCGATCATGCACGGCAAGTGGCGCCTCGTCGTGCGCGAGGGCGCGGCGAAGATCACGATCCAGGGCGACAAGGTGAAGGAGACCGACGCCGAGCTCTACGACCTCGACGCCGATCCGGGCGAGCGCAACGACCTCGCGAAGAAGAAGCCGGACGTCGTCGCGGAGATGAAGGCGCGCCTCGACGCCGCGCTCGAGAACGTCCCCGTCGCCGGGACGCGCGCCGCCGTCGCGCCCGACGCCGAGACCGGCGCTCCGCCCACGATCCGCCTCCGCTTCGCCGGCGCCGCAGCCGCGCGCCGCGTCGCGGGCGCGATCACCGTCGGGGACGCGAAGTCCAAGCCGAAGTCCTTCGACGTCCAGCCGGTCGACCTCGGGCGCGACGCGTTCAAGGTCGCGGGCGAGAAGATCGAGCTCGCGTTCCGCACGAGCCCCGCCCACGCGGTCGGCTTCGACCTCGTCGTCGATCCGCCGGGCACGCCGGTGACGTGGGACCTCTACCTCGACGATCAGCCGTGGCCCGAGGACCGCGTCTTCGGCGGTCCGTTCGGCCTCCTCGCGCCCGTCCTCGGCAAGGGGCTCGCGACCGAAGAGGCGAGGGCCGCCGCGCAGGCGAACGCGCTCCCCACGATCGATCCGCGTCGCGACCTCGGCTTCTTCGTCGCGCGCGAGCGACGGAGCGAGGTGGAGACCTCGGCCGGCCCGACGGACGAGGGCGCGGAGGAGACGGCGCGCCTCCTCCGCGAGTGGGGCTACGCGCACGGATCGAAGTAA
- a CDS encoding RNA-binding protein: MNNRLYVGNLSYDTTKDALRSCFAEFGEVVDTHVVMDRETGRARGFAFVTMKSEGEATSAVSGLNGAMFEGRALRVNVAEERSPRSSGGGPRPGGHRGW; this comes from the coding sequence ATGAACAATCGTCTTTACGTGGGCAACCTGTCGTACGACACGACGAAGGACGCGCTCCGCAGCTGCTTCGCCGAGTTCGGCGAGGTCGTCGACACGCACGTCGTGATGGACCGCGAGACCGGGCGCGCGCGCGGCTTCGCCTTCGTCACGATGAAGAGCGAGGGCGAGGCGACGAGCGCGGTCTCGGGCCTCAACGGCGCGATGTTCGAGGGGCGTGCCCTCCGCGTTAACGTCGCCGAGGAGCGCTCCCCGCGCAGCTCCGGCGGCGGTCCGCGACCGGGCGGCCACCGCGGCTGGTGA
- the mgtE gene encoding magnesium transporter — protein sequence MRLATLLGPDLKELLREDPDQVRELLDEIHPEDLADIIGDLDADEAAKLLARLPAEDAAPIFERLDDEEQEDIVEVMPAESVAQIASEMAPDDRADLFSALPESVGDAILEKLEQVDPEAAEEVREIEKWPETSAGHLMTTAYVAVHPSITVRSAIDAIRAFTADHHDNVYNVYAIDEDEKLIGIASMRDILLASPLQPLDEVLRTNVLSVPPIEDQEEVARKMAKYDLNVMPVLDDKGAILGVITIDDIVDVLTQEQTEDVQKLGAIEPLDMPYFRTSFLTFIKKRGVWLFILFFGEFFTQTALRHYDPVFDAIKGAAYYVPLLISAGGNSGSQSSTLIIRGMALGEIKMRDWYRIFVRELLMGFVLGLGLGIFGFARVLMYPDQHWDFALTVGLTLIGIVMGGCTVGAMLPIILKRVGLDPATSSTPFIASLVDVLGIIIFVRVAMVVMSSVLAAHGVQ from the coding sequence ATGCGTCTCGCCACGCTGCTCGGACCCGACTTGAAGGAGCTCCTCCGGGAGGATCCCGATCAGGTGCGCGAGCTCCTCGACGAGATCCATCCCGAGGACCTCGCCGACATCATCGGCGACCTCGACGCCGACGAGGCGGCGAAGCTGCTCGCGCGCCTCCCCGCCGAGGACGCCGCGCCGATCTTCGAGCGCCTCGACGACGAGGAGCAGGAGGACATCGTCGAGGTCATGCCGGCCGAGAGCGTCGCGCAGATCGCGAGCGAGATGGCGCCCGACGATCGCGCCGACCTCTTCAGCGCCCTGCCCGAGTCGGTCGGCGACGCCATCCTCGAGAAGCTCGAGCAGGTCGACCCCGAGGCCGCGGAGGAGGTCCGCGAGATCGAGAAGTGGCCGGAGACGAGCGCCGGTCACCTCATGACGACCGCGTACGTCGCGGTCCACCCCAGCATCACCGTGCGCAGCGCGATCGACGCGATCCGCGCGTTCACGGCGGACCACCACGACAACGTCTACAACGTCTACGCGATCGACGAGGACGAGAAGCTCATCGGCATCGCGTCGATGCGCGACATCCTCCTCGCCTCGCCGCTCCAGCCGCTCGACGAGGTCCTCCGCACCAACGTCCTCAGCGTCCCTCCGATCGAGGACCAGGAGGAGGTCGCGCGGAAGATGGCGAAATACGACCTCAACGTCATGCCCGTGCTCGACGACAAGGGCGCGATCCTCGGGGTCATCACGATCGACGACATCGTCGACGTCTTGACACAGGAGCAGACGGAGGACGTCCAGAAGCTCGGCGCGATCGAGCCGCTCGACATGCCGTACTTCCGGACGAGCTTCTTGACCTTCATCAAGAAGCGCGGCGTCTGGCTCTTCATCCTCTTCTTCGGCGAGTTCTTCACCCAGACCGCGCTCCGCCACTACGACCCCGTCTTCGACGCGATCAAGGGCGCGGCCTACTACGTCCCGCTCCTCATCTCCGCCGGCGGCAACTCGGGCTCGCAGTCGTCGACGCTCATCATCCGCGGCATGGCGCTCGGCGAGATCAAGATGCGGGACTGGTACCGCATCTTCGTCCGCGAGCTGTTGATGGGGTTCGTGCTCGGCCTCGGGCTCGGGATCTTCGGCTTCGCGCGCGTCCTCATGTACCCCGACCAGCACTGGGACTTCGCGCTCACGGTCGGGCTCACGCTCATCGGCATCGTGATGGGCGGCTGCACGGTCGGCGCGATGCTCCCGATCATCCTCAAGCGCGTCGGCCTCGACCCCGCGACGAGCTCGACGCCCTTCATCGCGAGCCTCGTCGACGTCCTCGGCATCATCATCTTCGTCCGCGTCGCGATGGTCGTGATGTCCTCCGTCCTCGCCGCGCACGGCGTGCAATGA
- a CDS encoding pirin family protein, with the protein MILTRRHALVGTAALVGCRTEAPPEPKREPSPLVTSSGVRSVERVVDATPTKDGAGVRLSRALGGRALPMLDPFLLLDQFHSDDPNDYAAGFPDHPHRGFETVTYMLEGAMEHRDSVGNSGRLRPGSAQWMTAGRGIVHSEMPKQERGLMWGFQLWVNLPRARKMIKPRYQDIAPDRIPELDREGAKVRVVAGAAFGATGPITGIDVEPLFLDVTLAKGVLFQTPLPTSHNAFAFVTDGAVRLGPEKREVRAGQLAVLSHGDHAVATCDASAGRMILVAGKPIGEPVARGGPFVMNTDDEIRQAWDDYRSGRLVGG; encoded by the coding sequence ATGATCCTCACGCGAAGGCACGCCCTCGTCGGAACGGCCGCGCTCGTCGGCTGCCGCACGGAGGCGCCGCCGGAGCCGAAGCGCGAGCCGTCGCCGCTCGTCACGAGCTCCGGCGTCCGCTCGGTGGAGCGCGTCGTCGACGCGACGCCGACGAAGGACGGCGCCGGCGTGCGCCTCAGCCGCGCGCTCGGCGGCCGCGCGCTGCCGATGCTCGATCCCTTCCTCCTCCTCGATCAGTTCCACTCCGACGATCCGAATGACTACGCCGCCGGCTTCCCCGATCACCCGCATCGCGGCTTCGAGACGGTGACGTACATGCTCGAGGGCGCGATGGAGCACCGCGACTCGGTCGGCAACTCCGGGCGCCTCCGCCCCGGCAGCGCGCAGTGGATGACGGCGGGTCGCGGCATCGTGCACTCCGAGATGCCGAAGCAGGAGCGCGGCCTCATGTGGGGCTTCCAGCTCTGGGTGAACCTCCCTCGCGCGCGGAAGATGATCAAGCCGCGCTACCAGGACATCGCGCCGGATCGCATCCCCGAGCTCGATCGCGAGGGCGCGAAGGTCCGCGTCGTCGCCGGCGCCGCGTTCGGCGCGACCGGGCCGATCACCGGCATCGACGTCGAGCCGCTCTTCCTCGACGTCACGCTCGCGAAGGGCGTCCTCTTCCAGACGCCGCTCCCCACCTCGCACAACGCGTTTGCGTTCGTCACCGACGGCGCGGTCCGCCTCGGCCCCGAGAAGCGTGAGGTCCGCGCGGGGCAGCTCGCGGTCTTGTCCCACGGCGATCACGCCGTCGCGACGTGCGACGCGTCGGCGGGGCGGATGATCCTCGTCGCGGGCAAGCCGATCGGCGAGCCGGTCGCGCGCGGCGGTCCGTTCGTCATGAACACCGACGACGAGATCCGGCAGGCCTGGGACGACTACCGCTCGGGGCGCCTCGTCGGCGGCTGA
- a CDS encoding TlpA family protein disulfide reductase: MTARRALASLIVLGACGGSTPAAAPPSSKSSLLGEAAPSFKREALDGTKVEVGAASGKVSVVKFVAKYCKPCTRTLPAIQKLYAERPDIAIVAVSEDEHESEARELVATYHLTFPVVHDAQQVLAARWRVADLPITFVLDGKGSVAWVGGPEKTESDLVAAIEATKP, from the coding sequence ATGACCGCTCGCCGCGCGCTCGCCTCGCTGATCGTGCTCGGCGCGTGCGGCGGCTCCACGCCCGCCGCGGCGCCGCCGTCGTCGAAGAGCTCGTTGCTCGGGGAGGCCGCGCCCTCGTTCAAGCGGGAGGCGCTCGATGGGACGAAGGTGGAGGTCGGCGCGGCGTCGGGCAAGGTCTCGGTCGTGAAGTTCGTCGCGAAGTACTGCAAGCCGTGCACGCGGACGTTGCCTGCGATCCAGAAGCTCTACGCCGAGCGTCCCGACATCGCGATCGTCGCGGTGTCCGAGGACGAGCACGAGAGCGAGGCGCGCGAGCTCGTCGCGACGTATCACCTCACGTTCCCCGTCGTGCACGACGCGCAGCAGGTGCTCGCGGCGCGCTGGCGCGTCGCCGACCTGCCGATCACCTTCGTGCTCGACGGGAAGGGGAGCGTCGCGTGGGTCGGCGGGCCCGAGAAGACCGAGTCGGACCTCGTCGCCGCGATCGAAGCGACGAAGCCCTGA
- a CDS encoding radical SAM protein: MSGRRLPIAPVAEPAKRRRLPLADAARPVDEACTPLYAVWEITLACDLACRHCGSRAGKPRPDELTTAEALDLVAQMTDLGVKEVTLIGGEAYLRADWLDIVRAFAARGVLVNVTTGGRGFTLERARAARDAGVEGISVSVDGLRATHDRLRAVSGSFDGAMSALAHGRAVGLRLSANTQINQWNRHELGDLLELLLAQGITGWQPQLTAAMGRAADEDALLLEPWHLVDLFPELARLKARCDEADVLFWPGNSLGYYGPYEEQLRAAFPAGHRGACGAGIKTMGIEANGDVKGCPSLPTEAYVGANVRDASLRDIWRRSHRLRFTRDQTVADLSGFCATCYYANECRAGCNFTAHVLLGKIGDNPFCHHRALMLKEEGLRERVVRVAPAPGTPFDHGRFEIVREPWSVS, from the coding sequence ATGAGCGGACGTCGCCTGCCGATCGCCCCCGTCGCCGAGCCCGCGAAGCGGCGGCGGCTGCCGCTCGCGGACGCGGCGCGCCCCGTCGACGAGGCGTGCACCCCGCTGTACGCGGTCTGGGAGATCACGCTCGCGTGCGACCTCGCGTGCCGTCACTGCGGCTCGCGCGCGGGCAAGCCGCGGCCCGACGAGCTCACCACCGCGGAGGCGCTCGACCTCGTCGCGCAGATGACGGACCTCGGCGTGAAGGAGGTGACGCTCATCGGCGGCGAGGCGTACCTGCGCGCCGACTGGCTCGACATCGTGCGCGCCTTCGCCGCTCGCGGCGTCCTCGTGAACGTCACGACCGGCGGGCGCGGCTTCACGCTCGAGCGCGCCCGCGCGGCTCGCGACGCGGGCGTCGAAGGGATCAGCGTCTCCGTCGACGGGCTCCGCGCGACGCACGATCGGCTCCGCGCGGTGAGCGGCAGCTTCGACGGCGCGATGAGCGCGCTCGCGCACGGGCGCGCGGTGGGGCTCCGCCTCTCCGCGAACACGCAGATCAACCAGTGGAACCGGCACGAGCTCGGCGACCTCCTCGAGCTCCTCCTCGCGCAGGGCATCACCGGCTGGCAGCCGCAGCTCACCGCCGCGATGGGCCGCGCCGCGGACGAGGACGCGCTCCTCCTCGAGCCGTGGCACCTCGTCGATCTGTTCCCCGAGCTCGCGCGGCTCAAGGCGCGCTGCGACGAGGCCGACGTCCTCTTCTGGCCCGGCAACAGCCTCGGCTACTACGGGCCCTACGAAGAGCAGCTCCGCGCCGCGTTCCCGGCCGGTCACCGCGGCGCGTGCGGCGCCGGCATCAAGACGATGGGGATCGAGGCCAACGGCGACGTCAAGGGCTGTCCGTCGCTGCCGACGGAGGCCTACGTCGGCGCGAACGTCCGCGACGCGTCGCTCCGCGACATCTGGCGACGTTCGCATCGCCTGCGCTTCACGCGCGATCAGACGGTGGCCGATCTCTCCGGCTTCTGCGCGACCTGCTACTACGCGAACGAGTGCCGGGCGGGCTGCAACTTCACGGCCCACGTCCTGCTCGGGAAGATCGGCGACAACCCGTTTTGCCATCACCGCGCGCTGATGCTCAAAGAGGAGGGGCTCCGCGAGCGTGTCGTCCGCGTCGCCCCCGCACCCGGGACGCCGTTCGATCATGGCCGCTTCGAAATCGTTCGCGAGCCGTGGTCCGTTTCGTGA
- a CDS encoding dihydroneopterin aldolase, whose translation MGASRSEREIPQEIVVDVELTLPTSALPKRDLRRDAVDYGVIADLVVEEGLAEEYHLLETYAAKLVNRLLAETPATRVKVGTTKLRVPTSHSVDRAVVELVATR comes from the coding sequence ATGGGCGCGTCGCGCTCCGAGCGGGAGATCCCGCAGGAGATCGTCGTCGACGTCGAGCTCACGCTGCCGACGAGCGCGCTGCCGAAGCGCGATCTCCGCCGCGACGCGGTGGACTACGGCGTCATCGCCGACCTCGTCGTGGAGGAGGGCCTCGCGGAGGAGTACCACCTCCTCGAGACGTACGCGGCGAAGCTCGTGAACCGCCTCCTCGCCGAGACCCCCGCGACGCGCGTCAAGGTCGGCACGACGAAGCTCCGCGTCCCGACCTCCCACTCCGTCGACCGCGCCGTCGTCGAGCTCGTCGCGACGCGCTAG
- a CDS encoding nitronate monooxygenase has protein sequence MKLSTPLSKKLGLKYPFVAAPMFIISNKEMIVAAAEAGILGCMPSLNARTPEKLREDLAWIRQKTDRAFGINITIGLTAPERVAADMALCIEFEVPVLLTSYGNPTALTKEAHAHAMHVFHDVISLAHGKKAVAAGVDGIIAVSAGAGGHAGRISPYVLIPWLKEELKVPILAAGCISDGRQVVASLSLGAELCYIGTRFIASTECGAADAYKQAVVTSGPEDIVYTDAVSGIHASFIKSTVPDGFTPDRTPEGAKRWKDIWSAGQGVGLIHEVKPMGAIVEDLAREAHDTLAAFG, from the coding sequence ATGAAGCTGTCGACCCCGCTGAGCAAGAAGCTCGGCCTCAAGTACCCGTTCGTCGCTGCGCCCATGTTCATCATCTCGAACAAGGAGATGATCGTGGCGGCCGCAGAGGCCGGGATCCTCGGCTGCATGCCGTCGCTCAACGCGCGCACGCCGGAGAAGCTCCGCGAGGACCTCGCGTGGATCCGGCAGAAGACCGATCGCGCCTTCGGCATCAACATCACGATCGGCCTCACCGCGCCCGAGCGCGTCGCGGCGGACATGGCGCTCTGCATCGAGTTCGAGGTCCCGGTCCTGCTCACCAGCTACGGCAACCCGACCGCGCTCACGAAGGAGGCGCACGCGCACGCGATGCACGTGTTCCACGACGTCATCTCGCTCGCGCACGGCAAGAAGGCCGTCGCGGCGGGCGTCGACGGCATCATCGCGGTCTCCGCCGGCGCGGGCGGACACGCGGGCCGCATCTCGCCGTACGTCCTCATCCCGTGGCTGAAGGAGGAGCTGAAGGTCCCGATCCTCGCCGCGGGCTGCATCAGCGACGGCCGTCAGGTCGTGGCGAGCCTGAGCCTCGGCGCGGAGCTCTGCTACATCGGCACGCGCTTCATCGCGTCGACGGAGTGCGGCGCGGCCGACGCGTACAAGCAAGCCGTCGTCACGTCGGGCCCGGAGGACATCGTGTACACGGACGCGGTCTCGGGCATCCACGCGAGCTTCATCAAGAGCACCGTGCCCGACGGCTTCACCCCGGACCGCACCCCCGAAGGCGCGAAGCGCTGGAAGGACATCTGGAGCGCCGGCCAAGGCGTAGGCCTCATCCACGAGGTAAAGCCGATGGGCGCCATCGTCGAAGACCTCGCCCGCGAAGCCCACGACACGCTCGCCGCGTTCGGCTGA
- a CDS encoding NUDIX domain-containing protein, translated as MSGQRNAHCSYCGAAFTEGVPFPRTCGACAKVTYVNPIPVAVLVLPVDEGVLTIRRGIEPRKGQLALPGGFIDLGEAWRAACAREVFEETGIRVDADAVTLFDVHSAPDGTLLVFGAAPKMRAADLPPFVATNETSERVIVNEPLELCFPLHTRVLADYFTRSR; from the coding sequence ATGTCCGGCCAGCGCAACGCGCACTGCTCCTACTGCGGCGCCGCCTTCACGGAAGGGGTTCCGTTTCCCCGAACATGCGGGGCGTGCGCCAAGGTCACGTACGTCAACCCGATCCCGGTCGCGGTCCTCGTGCTGCCGGTCGACGAGGGCGTGCTCACCATCCGCCGCGGGATCGAGCCGCGCAAGGGACAGCTCGCGCTGCCGGGAGGCTTCATCGATCTCGGCGAGGCCTGGCGCGCCGCGTGCGCGCGCGAGGTCTTCGAGGAGACCGGCATCCGCGTCGACGCGGACGCGGTGACGCTCTTCGACGTCCACAGCGCGCCCGACGGCACGCTGCTCGTGTTCGGGGCCGCGCCGAAGATGCGCGCGGCCGACCTCCCGCCGTTCGTCGCGACGAACGAGACGTCGGAGCGCGTGATCGTGAACGAGCCGCTCGAGCTCTGCTTTCCGCTCCATACCCGCGTCCTCGCGGACTACTTCACGAGGAGTCGATGA
- a CDS encoding ABC transporter ATP-binding protein: MKRETPASAWQLARAIVWGQRGKLGLGLALLFLDRAAGLVLPLAPKVLLDDVVGRRRTELLLWLAAAVVGAAIVQAAAGFALQRVLGLSAELVVLGWRRRIMARVTRAPASWLDAQQTGALLARVMDDASTMQNLVGAQLARWASNVVTAVFAFGALLWIDWAMTLLALGFAALPGLGLHLSYRTMRPLFRERGELRAALTGRLAQTLSGMRVVKAFAAERRERLVFARGLHRLFRVMARTTNRRGSMGAVATVTYAGVVAIVLVLGARAILDGHMTLGDFASYVAFALMFAAPLVDLPEIATRLSETLADLDRVRAVDAVAPEDEGDDERAPLSGFAGTIAFDDVTFGYDPDAPVLHGVSFRAEAGTTTAIVGPSGAGKSTLFSLALAFRRPDAGAIRVDDRDLATVPLRDWRSKLAVVLQDDFLFDGTLAENIALGRPGATREEIEAAATAARCDFAALDAAIGERGLRLSGGQRQRVSIARALLKDAPVLLFDEATSSLDGESEGAVREAMATLLRGRTVLVIAHRLSTVRAADQILVLERGRVVERGTHASLVLAGGRYRSLYEAQAL; the protein is encoded by the coding sequence GTGAAGCGTGAGACTCCCGCGTCGGCGTGGCAGCTCGCGCGCGCGATCGTCTGGGGCCAGCGCGGCAAGCTCGGCCTCGGCCTCGCGCTCCTCTTCCTCGATCGCGCGGCCGGCCTCGTGCTGCCGCTCGCGCCGAAGGTGCTGCTCGACGACGTGGTCGGCCGGCGGCGGACGGAGCTCCTGCTGTGGCTCGCCGCGGCGGTGGTGGGCGCCGCGATCGTGCAGGCGGCGGCGGGGTTCGCGCTCCAGCGCGTGCTCGGGCTCTCGGCCGAGCTCGTCGTCCTCGGGTGGCGGCGCCGCATCATGGCCCGCGTCACGCGCGCCCCTGCGTCCTGGCTCGACGCGCAGCAGACCGGCGCGCTCCTCGCCCGCGTGATGGACGACGCGTCGACGATGCAGAACCTCGTCGGCGCGCAGCTCGCGCGCTGGGCGAGCAACGTCGTCACCGCCGTCTTCGCGTTCGGCGCGCTCTTGTGGATCGACTGGGCGATGACGCTCCTCGCGCTCGGCTTCGCGGCGCTGCCCGGCCTCGGGCTCCACCTCTCGTACCGTACGATGCGCCCGCTCTTCCGCGAGCGCGGCGAGCTGCGCGCGGCGCTGACGGGGCGGCTCGCGCAGACGCTCTCCGGCATGCGCGTCGTGAAGGCATTCGCCGCGGAGCGCCGCGAGCGCCTCGTCTTCGCGCGCGGCCTCCACCGCCTCTTCCGCGTGATGGCGCGGACGACGAACCGCCGCGGATCGATGGGCGCGGTCGCGACCGTGACGTACGCGGGCGTCGTCGCGATCGTGCTCGTGCTCGGCGCGCGCGCGATCCTCGACGGGCACATGACGCTCGGCGACTTCGCGAGCTACGTCGCCTTCGCGCTCATGTTCGCGGCGCCGCTCGTGGACCTCCCCGAGATTGCGACGCGCCTCTCGGAGACGCTCGCCGACCTCGATCGCGTGCGCGCGGTGGACGCGGTCGCGCCCGAGGACGAAGGCGACGACGAGCGCGCGCCGCTCTCCGGGTTCGCGGGGACGATCGCGTTCGACGACGTCACGTTCGGCTACGATCCGGACGCGCCGGTGCTCCACGGCGTGTCGTTCCGCGCGGAGGCGGGGACGACGACGGCGATCGTCGGACCGAGCGGGGCGGGGAAGAGCACGCTCTTCTCGCTCGCCCTCGCGTTCCGGCGCCCGGACGCGGGAGCGATCCGGGTCGACGATCGCGACCTCGCCACCGTGCCGCTCCGAGACTGGCGGAGCAAGCTCGCGGTCGTCCTCCAGGACGACTTCCTCTTCGACGGCACCCTCGCGGAGAACATCGCGCTCGGGCGGCCCGGCGCGACGCGCGAGGAGATCGAAGCGGCGGCGACGGCCGCGCGCTGCGACTTCGCCGCCCTCGACGCCGCGATCGGCGAGCGCGGCCTGCGCCTCTCCGGCGGGCAGCGGCAGCGGGTGTCGATCGCGCGCGCGCTGCTCAAGGACGCGCCGGTGCTCCTCTTCGACGAGGCGACCTCGAGCCTCGACGGCGAGAGCGAAGGCGCGGTCCGCGAGGCGATGGCGACGCTCCTCCGCGGACGCACCGTGCTCGTGATCGCGCACCGGCTCTCGACCGTGCGCGCGGCCGATCAGATCCTGGTCCTCGAGCGCGGCCGCGTCGTCGAGCGCGGCACGCACGCGTCGCTCGTCCTTGCGGGCGGGCGCTATCGGTCGCTCTACGAAGCGCAGGCCTTGTAG